The Algihabitans albus genome includes a window with the following:
- a CDS encoding DUF882 domain-containing protein, with protein MTETSPPFSDCCAAPDEGLSRRDVIAGLTGTAALTLLGGTTFAASSAFAGEPRALAFRNLHTDETLETIYWADGGYRHEALQQINHILRDWRTGDLQEMDPALLDLLYSLKAKTDSRGPFHVISAYRSPKTNAALASKSGGVARKSFHMRGMAIDIALPDHDLTALRDAAWAMQRGGVGYYAKSGFIHVDTGRVRRWNF; from the coding sequence ATGACGGAGACGTCTCCGCCCTTTTCAGACTGCTGTGCGGCGCCCGACGAAGGCCTGTCCCGCCGCGATGTGATTGCCGGTTTGACTGGTACCGCGGCCCTCACGCTGCTCGGCGGCACGACGTTCGCGGCCTCCAGCGCCTTCGCCGGCGAGCCGCGAGCGCTCGCCTTTCGCAATCTTCACACTGACGAGACGCTCGAGACAATCTATTGGGCCGACGGAGGGTACCGGCACGAAGCCCTTCAGCAGATCAACCACATTCTGCGCGACTGGCGCACCGGCGATCTGCAGGAGATGGACCCGGCTCTGCTCGACTTGCTGTACAGCCTGAAGGCAAAGACGGATTCGCGCGGTCCGTTTCACGTGATCTCCGCCTACCGTTCGCCCAAGACCAACGCCGCCCTGGCATCCAAATCCGGCGGCGTGGCGCGGAAATCCTTCCACATGCGCGGCATGGCGATCGACATCGCCCTGCCGGACCACGACCTGACCGCTCTGCGCGATGCAGCCTGGGCGATGCAGCGGGGCGGCGTCGGCTACTACGCCAAGTCCGGTTTCATCCACGTCGATACAGGCCGCGTGCGCCGCTGGAACTTCTAG
- a CDS encoding DUF5996 family protein: MSEMQTKNRIPTAAWPEIPFEAWRETSAALHLFTQIVGKYRLARTPWVNHSWHATLYVTPRGLTTALVPDGDLGVEVKFDFFEQRLIAEATGGHRDGFALEPMSVADFHARFLTALETVGATPEFHGRPNELPDPLPFRQDRKERPWDGEAVRRFHAALVSVEGVFQQFRTGFLGKVSPVHLFWGSFDLAVTRFSGRPAPMHPGGIPALPDEVTREAYSHEVSSAGFWPGGGPIDAPAFYSYAYPTPEGFGAAPVQPAEAYFDTAAGEFILPYDAVRQAADPRAALLSFLQSTYDAAANLGGWQRAAMDCPSGQPLRPRPLSPGPYQG, encoded by the coding sequence ATGTCCGAAATGCAGACGAAAAATCGCATCCCGACAGCGGCTTGGCCGGAGATTCCCTTCGAGGCTTGGCGCGAGACCTCCGCGGCCCTGCATCTCTTCACGCAGATCGTTGGAAAGTACCGGCTGGCCCGCACGCCCTGGGTCAATCACTCCTGGCACGCCACACTCTATGTGACGCCCCGCGGCCTCACCACGGCGCTGGTGCCGGACGGCGATCTCGGTGTGGAGGTTAAGTTCGACTTCTTCGAACAACGGCTCATCGCCGAGGCGACCGGAGGCCATCGGGATGGTTTCGCGCTGGAGCCGATGAGCGTCGCGGACTTCCACGCCCGTTTCTTGACAGCCCTGGAGACGGTCGGGGCAACGCCGGAGTTCCACGGTCGCCCGAATGAGCTACCCGATCCTCTACCCTTCCGGCAGGACCGGAAAGAGCGGCCTTGGGATGGCGAAGCCGTGCGGCGGTTCCATGCTGCGCTCGTCTCTGTCGAGGGCGTTTTCCAGCAGTTCCGTACAGGCTTTCTCGGCAAGGTCAGCCCCGTCCATCTCTTCTGGGGCAGTTTCGACCTGGCGGTGACGCGTTTCTCCGGTCGGCCGGCGCCCATGCATCCCGGCGGCATTCCCGCCTTGCCCGACGAAGTGACGCGAGAGGCCTACAGCCACGAGGTCTCTTCGGCTGGATTCTGGCCGGGCGGCGGCCCGATCGATGCACCTGCCTTCTATTCCTATGCCTATCCGACTCCTGAAGGGTTCGGGGCGGCGCCGGTACAGCCGGCGGAGGCCTATTTCGACACAGCAGCCGGTGAATTCATCCTGCCTTACGATGCCGTGCGTCAGGCTGCCGATCCCCGGGCGGCTCTACTGTCCTTCCTGCAGAGCACCTACGACGCTGCCGCGAACCTCGGCGGCTGGCAACGGGCGGCGATGGACTGCCCCAGCGGCCAGCCCTTGCGGCCGCGGCCGCTCAGTCCCGGGCCGTATCAAGGCTAG
- the ybeY gene encoding rRNA maturation RNase YbeY encodes MTDDDEPDPSHRSLEIDVLCNSPAWNLVLPEPVACVEAAARAALATSDGKDPVSLAVALSDDAEVRRLNAAYRGKNRPTNVLSFPDGTADPAGSIALGDVVLAYETVAREAVEQKKSLTDHLSHLTVHGVLHLLGWDHETGPEAEAMEALERRILAGLGVRDPYRIEPLKEAAG; translated from the coding sequence ATGACCGACGACGACGAACCCGATCCGAGTCACCGATCTCTTGAGATCGACGTGCTCTGCAACAGTCCGGCCTGGAACCTCGTCCTGCCCGAACCTGTGGCTTGTGTCGAGGCAGCCGCACGCGCTGCGTTGGCGACAAGCGATGGAAAAGACCCGGTCAGTCTAGCCGTCGCCTTGAGCGATGACGCCGAGGTCCGGCGTCTGAACGCCGCCTATCGCGGCAAGAACCGACCGACCAACGTGCTCTCCTTCCCCGATGGCACCGCCGACCCTGCCGGCTCAATTGCACTCGGCGATGTGGTTCTGGCTTATGAAACGGTCGCGCGCGAGGCCGTCGAACAGAAAAAGAGCCTGACCGACCACCTGAGTCACCTGACGGTGCACGGCGTACTGCATCTGCTCGGCTGGGACCACGAAACGGGGCCGGAAGCCGAAGCGATGGAAGCTTTGGAACGGCGGATTCTAGCCGGCCTGGGCGTCCGTGATCCCTACCGAATCGAACCGCTGAAGGAAGCGGCCGGATGA
- the miaB gene encoding tRNA (N6-isopentenyl adenosine(37)-C2)-methylthiotransferase MiaB, which produces MPKKLYIKTYGCQMNVYDSVRMADALAPLGYAKTASPEEADFVILNTCHIREKASEKVYSELGRLRPLKAAAAAEGRQVLLGVAGCVAQAEGEEMLRRAPVVDLVFGPQTYHRLPEMVTRLLAGEGGGLVDTDFPLESKFDHLPEEGASQGAAAFLSVQEGCDKFCSFCVVPYTRGAEFSRPVAEVVAEAKRLVASGALEITLLGQNVNAYHGDGPDGATWGLGRLLRRLAEIEGLARLRYTTSHPRDMDAELIATHRDEPKIMPYLHLPVQSGSDRILSAMNRKHSADDYRRIVGELRNARPDLALSSDFIVGFPGERDLDFAATLRLVTDVGYAQAYSFKYSPRPGTPASSIEEQVPEAIKTERLSALQQLIDAQQLAFNHAKIGERLEVLLEKPGKRAGQLIGRSPWMQSVVVEAPERLIGHIIEVDIEAAHGNSLAGRVVTLDCASESHIARTVFAQTGAA; this is translated from the coding sequence GTGCCCAAGAAACTCTATATCAAGACCTATGGCTGCCAGATGAACGTCTACGACTCCGTGCGTATGGCGGACGCTCTGGCGCCGCTCGGCTATGCCAAGACGGCGTCACCCGAGGAGGCGGATTTCGTCATCCTCAATACCTGCCATATCCGCGAAAAGGCGAGCGAGAAGGTCTATTCCGAACTCGGCCGGCTGCGCCCCCTGAAGGCGGCGGCGGCGGCCGAGGGACGACAGGTCCTTCTGGGCGTCGCCGGCTGCGTCGCCCAGGCCGAGGGCGAGGAAATGCTGCGCCGGGCACCGGTCGTGGATCTCGTGTTCGGGCCACAGACCTATCATCGTCTGCCGGAGATGGTGACCCGACTGCTGGCCGGCGAAGGAGGTGGCCTCGTCGACACCGACTTCCCGCTGGAGTCCAAGTTCGATCATCTGCCCGAGGAAGGCGCGAGCCAAGGCGCAGCCGCTTTCCTGTCGGTGCAGGAAGGCTGCGACAAGTTTTGTAGCTTCTGCGTGGTTCCCTATACGCGTGGCGCCGAGTTCTCGCGGCCGGTCGCAGAGGTCGTTGCGGAGGCGAAACGGCTGGTCGCGAGCGGCGCCCTGGAAATCACGCTGCTCGGCCAGAACGTCAACGCCTACCATGGCGACGGCCCCGACGGCGCCACTTGGGGCCTCGGCCGCCTGCTGCGGCGCCTGGCCGAAATCGAAGGGCTGGCGCGCCTGCGCTACACCACCAGCCACCCGCGCGACATGGACGCCGAGCTGATCGCAACCCACCGCGACGAGCCGAAGATCATGCCCTATCTGCATTTGCCGGTGCAGTCGGGGTCGGACCGCATCCTCTCGGCGATGAACCGCAAACACAGCGCCGACGACTACCGACGCATCGTCGGCGAACTGCGCAACGCACGCCCGGACCTGGCCCTGTCCAGCGATTTCATCGTCGGCTTCCCAGGCGAGCGGGACCTTGATTTCGCGGCCACCCTGCGATTGGTGACCGACGTCGGCTATGCTCAGGCCTATTCCTTCAAGTACTCGCCGCGGCCCGGGACCCCGGCCTCCAGCATCGAGGAGCAGGTGCCGGAGGCCATCAAGACCGAGCGCTTGAGCGCCTTGCAACAGCTGATCGACGCCCAGCAACTGGCGTTCAATCACGCGAAGATCGGGGAACGCCTGGAGGTGCTGCTGGAAAAGCCGGGCAAGCGGGCCGGTCAACTCATCGGCCGCAGCCCCTGGATGCAGTCCGTGGTGGTCGAAGCGCCCGAGCGGCTCATCGGTCACATTATCGAGGTGGACATCGAGGCCGCACATGGGAACTCTTTGGCGGGACGCGTAGTCACGCTAGACTGTGCATCGGAATCGCATATTGCCCGCACGGTCTTTGCCCAGACCGGGGCCGCCTGA
- a CDS encoding cation:proton antiporter domain-containing protein: protein MPAFDPSPMELLFWNALALIAAACFFAPVFRRLGLGTILGYLAAGLAVQLAFSGSFSEHPEELLHFAEFGVVLFLFVIGLELRPTTLWAMRSDIFGLGTAQMLVCGGLLAIPALLLGLPVAAAAIIGLGLALSSTALVMQTLDERRQRASLYGRKSFSILLFQDLAIVPLLLLVAFLAPTGESLDLGQSLVQLAIALAAIAILVIVGKYLLDPLFHLLARSGMQEIMTASALGVVIGAALLMDVAGMSYAMGAFIAGVMLAESAYRHEVEANIEPFRGLFLGLFFMAVGLSLDLGAVTANWALILAAVPVAMTLKGLALYGVARLFKIDRNASIQVALALPQHGEFGFVLFAAAATAGLLGDELSSTLIAIVTLSMAVSPLVARLEPLFLTQSAPRNLEESFDDAKGRTLVIGFGRFGQVVSQPLFADGVEVTILDNDADRVLDAKRFGFRVHFGDGRRRDVLRAASAAEADLIVVCVDDPESADRIVALVKAEFAQAKLYVRSYDRRHSIRLSQADVDYSVRETFESALRLAEKVLLALGTSEEKVTHTIADIRERDLDRLRQQAEGGLQSGLDRLHVAPVRPEPLNTTE, encoded by the coding sequence ATGCCCGCTTTCGATCCCAGTCCGATGGAACTGTTGTTTTGGAACGCTTTGGCCTTGATCGCGGCAGCCTGCTTTTTCGCCCCGGTCTTCCGGCGGCTCGGGCTGGGCACGATCCTGGGCTACCTCGCGGCAGGCTTGGCGGTGCAGCTTGCCTTTTCGGGCAGCTTCTCCGAACACCCGGAAGAACTGCTGCATTTCGCCGAGTTCGGAGTCGTTCTTTTTCTCTTCGTGATTGGGCTGGAGCTGCGACCGACGACCCTCTGGGCCATGCGCAGTGACATCTTTGGGCTGGGAACGGCGCAGATGCTGGTCTGCGGCGGCCTCCTGGCAATTCCGGCCCTCCTCCTGGGACTGCCGGTGGCGGCAGCGGCCATCATCGGTCTCGGCCTGGCGCTCTCCTCCACCGCCCTGGTCATGCAGACACTGGACGAGCGGCGCCAGCGGGCCAGCCTCTACGGACGCAAATCCTTCTCGATCCTGCTGTTCCAGGATCTGGCGATCGTGCCGCTGCTCCTGCTGGTGGCCTTTCTCGCGCCGACCGGCGAAAGCTTGGATCTCGGCCAGAGTCTGGTCCAGTTGGCCATCGCACTGGCGGCGATCGCCATCCTCGTCATCGTCGGAAAGTATCTGCTCGACCCTCTCTTCCACCTGCTCGCCCGCAGCGGCATGCAGGAGATCATGACGGCCAGCGCATTGGGTGTGGTGATCGGCGCGGCCCTGTTGATGGACGTCGCGGGCATGTCCTACGCCATGGGCGCCTTCATCGCCGGCGTGATGCTGGCCGAATCGGCCTATCGTCACGAGGTCGAGGCAAACATCGAGCCGTTTCGCGGCCTGTTCCTCGGATTGTTCTTCATGGCCGTCGGACTGTCGCTCGACCTCGGGGCCGTAACCGCGAACTGGGCGTTGATCCTGGCCGCCGTACCCGTGGCGATGACTTTGAAGGGACTTGCGCTCTACGGAGTGGCACGGCTGTTCAAGATCGACCGCAACGCCTCGATCCAGGTCGCCCTGGCCCTGCCGCAACACGGCGAGTTCGGTTTCGTGCTTTTCGCCGCGGCCGCGACGGCAGGCCTGCTGGGTGATGAGCTTTCTTCGACGCTGATCGCGATCGTGACCCTCTCCATGGCGGTTTCACCGCTTGTGGCGCGTCTGGAGCCCTTGTTTCTGACACAGAGCGCCCCGCGGAACCTCGAAGAGAGTTTCGACGATGCCAAGGGGCGCACGCTGGTGATCGGCTTCGGGCGCTTCGGACAGGTGGTGTCGCAACCGCTGTTCGCCGACGGGGTGGAGGTCACGATCCTCGACAATGACGCGGACCGCGTGTTGGACGCGAAACGCTTCGGCTTTCGGGTGCATTTCGGCGACGGTCGGCGGCGCGACGTGCTGCGCGCCGCCAGCGCGGCCGAGGCCGATTTGATCGTGGTCTGCGTCGACGATCCGGAGTCCGCGGACCGGATCGTCGCCCTGGTCAAAGCGGAATTCGCACAAGCGAAGCTCTATGTGCGCTCCTACGACCGGCGGCACTCTATCCGGCTCAGCCAGGCGGACGTGGACTATTCCGTGCGCGAAACGTTCGAATCGGCCCTGCGATTGGCGGAAAAGGTACTGCTGGCGCTCGGGACTTCGGAGGAAAAGGTGACGCATACGATCGCCGACATCCGCGAGCGCGATCTCGACCGTTTGCGCCAGCAGGCCGAGGGCGGTCTGCAGTCCGGCCTCGACCGTCTGCACGTCGCGCCAGTCAGGCCCGAACCCCTGAACACGACGGAGTGA
- a CDS encoding PhoH family protein, translating to MNDASPIKLHFDDNTLLPLLFGQHDQNLVRLEELIGVQLHSFGNEVTVVGSPEAQAAATQALEALEQRLRKGLSVGAAEIDAAARMALESGPNGEVPAENGETDGPAALHAGDLTVTTYKKHITPRSGRQAAYLRALMSKDLAFGLGPAGTGKTYLAVAMAVALLKQGEIDRIILSRPAVEAGERLGFLPGTMEEKVNPYLRPLYDALHDMMPGDAVTKRITGGEIEIAPLAFMRGRTLSNSFVILDEAQNTTATQMKMFLTRLGENSRMAVTGDLSQVDLPRNERSGLLEAVAILKNVPGIGFTQFTDADVVRHPLVTRIVRAYDQALEEGPREADLFEGK from the coding sequence TTGAACGACGCTTCCCCGATCAAGCTTCACTTCGACGATAATACCCTGCTGCCGCTGCTGTTCGGCCAGCACGACCAGAATCTGGTTCGCTTGGAAGAGCTGATCGGCGTCCAGCTGCATTCCTTCGGAAACGAAGTCACTGTCGTGGGTTCGCCCGAAGCCCAAGCCGCGGCAACCCAGGCGCTAGAGGCCTTGGAACAGCGTCTGCGGAAGGGCTTGAGCGTCGGCGCAGCGGAGATCGACGCCGCCGCCCGCATGGCACTTGAGTCGGGACCGAATGGCGAGGTACCGGCGGAGAACGGCGAGACGGACGGGCCAGCGGCCCTGCACGCCGGCGACCTGACGGTCACAACCTACAAGAAACACATCACGCCGCGCTCCGGCCGACAGGCCGCTTACTTGCGTGCCCTCATGTCCAAGGATCTGGCCTTCGGACTGGGTCCGGCCGGAACCGGCAAGACCTACCTGGCCGTCGCGATGGCGGTTGCGCTGCTCAAGCAGGGCGAGATCGACCGCATCATCCTGTCCCGCCCGGCCGTGGAGGCGGGCGAACGCCTCGGTTTCCTGCCCGGAACGATGGAGGAGAAGGTCAATCCCTACCTCCGCCCACTCTATGACGCGCTGCATGACATGATGCCGGGCGACGCCGTGACCAAGCGGATCACGGGCGGCGAGATCGAAATCGCGCCGCTGGCCTTCATGCGCGGGCGGACCCTGTCCAATTCCTTCGTCATTCTCGATGAGGCACAGAACACCACGGCAACGCAGATGAAGATGTTCCTGACCCGACTGGGCGAGAATTCACGCATGGCCGTCACCGGCGATCTCAGCCAGGTCGATCTGCCGCGCAATGAGCGGTCCGGCCTGCTGGAGGCCGTGGCGATCCTCAAGAACGTGCCGGGAATCGGCTTCACGCAGTTCACCGATGCCGATGTGGTGCGACATCCGCTTGTGACGCGTATCGTTCGCGCCTATGACCAAGCGCTTGAAGAAGGGCCGCGAGAAGCCGATCTCTTTGAAGGGAAATAG